Genomic segment of Candidatus Margulisiibacteriota bacterium:
TATTGTGGTAAAATATAGGTTAGAGGCGCCAAATGAATAAATATGAAATTATAGTTTATTGGAGCGAAGCGGACAGCGCGTATATCGCTGAAGTTCCAGAATTGGCTGGTTGCATGGCAGACGGACAGACCTATAACGAAGCGGTACAAAGCGCTGACGCGGCAATTTTTGACTGGATCGAAACAGCGTCTTTTTTAGGCCGTACTATCCCCGCGCCTAAAGGCAAACTGCTGTACGCTTAAGGATCTGCCCGTCCCTGGGTGTTATCCGTTTTCAATAAATTATACGGAGAAAAATAAAAGTGAAAAGAAAAAAAACAGTGTTCAAACTTGATCCTTATGAACAGAGCATCGAAGATCGGATCGAGACTTTTGTTCCGGCGTCGGCTGAGACCAGAGCGAGATTTGCTGAGGTCATTGAGCGTGCCCGAAAAAGCCGCAATGTCAATCTGCGTTTCAACGGCAGTGATCTGGGTAAAGTGAAGCAAAAAGCCGGTGAGTGCGGTTTGCCGTATCAGACTTTTATCACAATGGTTTTGCATAAATATGTTACCGATCAATTCATTGACCGTCACGAGGCGCATAAGGTCTGGCAGGCGAAATCCTGAGTATGTCCGCGGAAAACACCGAACGCCTTTTGGCCGAATTGGCCGCCGCGCAATTTGCGCCGCCGGAGCGTTCTTTCGCCGAACGCAAGGCTGAGCTGTATCCTAGATTTAAGAATTTTGCTAAGATTACCAGACAGTATATTGACGACCCGCAAATTTTGGCGGAGCTGGAAGCGCTAAGAAAAAAACTGCAAGAGTAATTATATGAGCGGCAAAATAAAAATAGGCATTATCGGCGCGACGGGTTACACCGGCGCGGAGTTGCTCCGCCTTTTGCTCGACCACCCCGCGGTGGAAATAAAATACCTGACCACCACTTCGGCGGCCGGGCAGGATATCAACGCAATATATCCTTTTTTGCGCCCGCGTTTTTCCCAAAAACTGGCCGAGTATAAATTGTCCGCGGCGCGGAAACTCGACGCGGTTTTTATCTGCCTGCCGCATGGCCGATCTATGGATATCGCGCCGGAGCTGGTGAACGCTGGCGTGAAAGTCATCGATCTTGGCGCGGATTTTCGTTTTCGGGATATTGCCGTTTATGAAAAAACCTACCAAAAACACACCGCGCCGAAAATGAACGCGCGGGCTGTTTACGGTCTGCCGGAATACAATCGCGCGCGGCTCAAAAAAGCCCAGCTGGTCGCCAATCCGGGCTGTTATGTCACAGCGGCGACTTTGGCTTTAAAACCGATAGTCGAAGGCCTGCCTTTTGTCGAGGGGTCTATCATTATCGATGCCAAATCCGGAGCTTCCGGAGCGGGACGCGCTCTGCGGCAGGACACCCATTTTTTGGAAGTCTATACAAATTTTTCGACTTACAAACTTGGCGCGCATCGTCATCAGCCGGAAATAGAGCAGAATTTAGGGGGCGCTCCAGTGGTTTTTTCACCGCATCTTTTACCGGTCAATCGCGGTATTTTGGCAACAATTTATGTGAAGTTGAGCAAAAAAACAAACACGGACGATGTATTGTCCGTATTGCAAAAACGGTACCAAAATGAGCCTTTTGTGCGCGTTGTGGAAAACCCGCCGACTTTGAAAGACGTTGTGGGGAGCAATTACTGTCTGATCTCTCCAACGGTTGTCGGGGACGGCAGTCAGCTGATTTTGGTGTCTGTTCTGGATAATCTGGTCAAAGGCGCGTCTGGTCAAGCCGTGCAGAATATGAATATAATGTGCGGACTGCCGGAAACCACGGGTTTGGAAAGGCTTGCTTTAAATCCGTAAGTTTAACGTAGATGAAGAATGTATGGCGTGAGAAATAACTTTGCCTGAAGCGGCCGTAACCTTCATGACTATGTCGTGGCCGCGCGGGTAAAGTATTTCTCACGCTAAAATATACAAAAAGGAGTAAAAAATGTTGCCGAAAGGTTTTCAATATGCCGGGGTACATGCTGGTCTGAAAGACGGCGCTAAAAAGGACATGGGGCTGATCGTTTCCGAGAAAAAGGCGGTTTGCGCCGGCGTCACCACGACCAATCTGGCCTGCGCCGCCTGCGTCAAGCGCGGCCGCAAAATACTGCGCCGCGGCTCCGCCAAAGCGATTATCGTGAACACCAAATACGCCAATGCCTGCACCGGCAAACAGGGCGATAAAGATGACGCCGAGTATGCCAAAATTGCGGAAAAACTTTTCGGCGGGCCGGTCTTGACCGCTTCGACCGGCGTGATCGGCCAGAATTTGCCTATGGATAAAATAAAAAAAGGCGCGGAACTGCTCCAAAAAAACCTGAAGCACGATTACGACGATTTCGCCGAGGCGATTTTGACCACAGACCTTGTCGTAAAAAAAATATCCAAGACCGTGCAGCTTCTGGGCCGCGATGTGACGATCTGCGGCGTGGCCAAAGGTTCCGGCATGATCCACCCTAATATGGCCACGATGCTGGCTTTTATTACCACTGACGCTTCGCTAAGTCACAGCCTTTTACAGAGAATTATTCGTGAAGTTACCGCTATTTCTTTTAATCAGGTGACTGTCGATGGCGATACCAGCACCAATGATATGTGCCTTTGCCTGGCCAACGGTATGTCCGGCGCGCGTATTGACCGCCAGACTTTGCCTATTTTTCAGGCGGCGTTGACCGAAGTCCTCATTTATCTGGCCAAAGCGATAGCCGCGGACGGCGAGGGCGCGACCAAGCTCATCGAGGTCAACGTGACCGGCGCGCGCGCGCTCAAAGAAGCGCGGCTGGCCGCCAAAGCGGTGGCTGGTTCGCCGCTGGTCAAATGCGCGGTGTACGGCGGCGACGACAATTGGGGCAGGGTGATCGCGGCGGTCGGCCGCAGCGGGGCAAGATTTGACCCCGAAAAAGTCAGAATGAAATGGGACGGTCTGCAAAGCAAGACTGTGACCATCAATATCGACCTCGCCAACGGCCGCGAATCCGCGCAGGCTTGGGGCTGCGATCTGACCGAGGGGTACGTTAAGATAAATACAAAGTATAATTAGTTTAGATTGTATGGCGTGACTTTGCCTGAAGCGGCCGTAACCTGCATAATTTCGTTGTGGCCGCGCAGGTAGAGGTATTTTTCGCGCCGCAGAAGTTTCATGTTATAATTCAGTCCTATGCGGAAGTTTCAGGACAAAGTCGAGGTTATTTTAGACGCGCTGCCGTATATACGCAAATTTCAGGGCGCGATAGTCGTCATCAAATACGGCGGCTCCGCGATGGTCGACCCGCGCCTCAAGCGCGAAGTGGCGCGCGATATCGCGCTGCTGAATTATATTGGCATGAAACCGGTCGTGGTGCACGGCGGCGGCAAGGAGATCAATAGCTGGCTGGATAAAATTGGCAAAAAGCCTGAGTTTGCGCCCAACGGCCTGCGCGTAACGGACGGAGAGACTATGGAAATTGCCGAAATGGTTTTGGGGCGCGTCGGCAAGGAAATTGTCGAGCTGCTGCACCGCGAAGGCGAGACCAAAGCCGTGTCTCTGTCCGGCAAAGACGCCGGGCTTTTCGTTGCCGAAAAACTGGAGTCAGAGTACGATCTCGGTTTTGTCGGCGAGATCAAGACCGTCAACGCCGAAATAGTGCGCGATTTGCAGGAAAAAGATTTTATTCCCGTCATTTCGTCTGTGGCCATGAGCCGGACGGGGGAAACCTACAATATCAATGCCGATCTGGCCGCCTGCAAGATCGCCAAAGAGCTGGCGGCTGTGAAGC
This window contains:
- a CDS encoding type II toxin-antitoxin system HicB family antitoxin, with translation MNKYEIIVYWSEADSAYIAEVPELAGCMADGQTYNEAVQSADAAIFDWIETASFLGRTIPAPKGKLLYA
- the argJ gene encoding bifunctional glutamate N-acetyltransferase/amino-acid acetyltransferase ArgJ; translated protein: MLPKGFQYAGVHAGLKDGAKKDMGLIVSEKKAVCAGVTTTNLACAACVKRGRKILRRGSAKAIIVNTKYANACTGKQGDKDDAEYAKIAEKLFGGPVLTASTGVIGQNLPMDKIKKGAELLQKNLKHDYDDFAEAILTTDLVVKKISKTVQLLGRDVTICGVAKGSGMIHPNMATMLAFITTDASLSHSLLQRIIREVTAISFNQVTVDGDTSTNDMCLCLANGMSGARIDRQTLPIFQAALTEVLIYLAKAIAADGEGATKLIEVNVTGARALKEARLAAKAVAGSPLVKCAVYGGDDNWGRVIAAVGRSGARFDPEKVRMKWDGLQSKTVTINIDLANGRESAQAWGCDLTEGYVKINTKYN
- a CDS encoding antitoxin gives rise to the protein MKRKKTVFKLDPYEQSIEDRIETFVPASAETRARFAEVIERARKSRNVNLRFNGSDLGKVKQKAGECGLPYQTFITMVLHKYVTDQFIDRHEAHKVWQAKS
- the argB gene encoding acetylglutamate kinase, which codes for MRKFQDKVEVILDALPYIRKFQGAIVVIKYGGSAMVDPRLKREVARDIALLNYIGMKPVVVHGGGKEINSWLDKIGKKPEFAPNGLRVTDGETMEIAEMVLGRVGKEIVELLHREGETKAVSLSGKDAGLFVAEKLESEYDLGFVGEIKTVNAEIVRDLQEKDFIPVISSVAMSRTGETYNINADLAACKIAKELAAVKLYLMTDVDGVLDNNKKLIQRLNKKKAEELLESKIISGGMIPKIRSALDVLSAGVRSVHIINGTVEHSLLLETLTSEGIGTMVTLD
- the argC gene encoding N-acetyl-gamma-glutamyl-phosphate reductase; protein product: MSGKIKIGIIGATGYTGAELLRLLLDHPAVEIKYLTTTSAAGQDINAIYPFLRPRFSQKLAEYKLSAARKLDAVFICLPHGRSMDIAPELVNAGVKVIDLGADFRFRDIAVYEKTYQKHTAPKMNARAVYGLPEYNRARLKKAQLVANPGCYVTAATLALKPIVEGLPFVEGSIIIDAKSGASGAGRALRQDTHFLEVYTNFSTYKLGAHRHQPEIEQNLGGAPVVFSPHLLPVNRGILATIYVKLSKKTNTDDVLSVLQKRYQNEPFVRVVENPPTLKDVVGSNYCLISPTVVGDGSQLILVSVLDNLVKGASGQAVQNMNIMCGLPETTGLERLALNP